In Amaranthus tricolor cultivar Red isolate AtriRed21 chromosome 3, ASM2621246v1, whole genome shotgun sequence, a single window of DNA contains:
- the LOC130808402 gene encoding uncharacterized protein LOC130808402, with translation MIFGGYTEEYPTIRAARNSVHILLKGPPKASSTGPTMRFDATTSQTLQQPHTDPLVVTLKIGQMKVKRVLVDTGSTADLITMECLRKMKFEEKHLQPLDKPLIGFGGSQVIPLGTIILPVRVGERNGSRTVPIRFTVVDLTFPYSAIMGLPLINKIKAAIFPHQLLLQFERDDGQVGILKGDQMMARQCLINTLKRGASITPSKREREEDSPTVMSVYLENPNTHERPHPIQRYEEVDMFGGKRIKIGKDLPGPVK, from the coding sequence atgatttttggaggatACACTGAAGAATATCCTACCATCCGTGCCGCAAGAAACAGCGTCCACATTCTGCTAAAAGGGCCTCCAAAAGCCTCATCAACCGGACCGACCATGAGGTTCGATGCCACTACCTCCCAAACACTGCAACAACCACAtactgaccctctggtggtTACACtcaaaattgggcaaatgaaagtcaaaagggtACTCGTAGATACCGGGAGCACGGCTGATCTTATAACAATGGAATGCCtgagaaaaatgaagttcgaAGAAAAGCACTTACAACCTCTTGATAAACCCCTGATCGGGTTTGGAGGAAGTCAGGTAATTCCACTAGGAACGATCATCCTCCCCGTACGAGTAGGGGAAAGAAATGGAAGCAGAACCGTACCTATACGATTCACGGTGGTGGATCTCACATTCCCCTACAGCGCCATCATGGGGCTTCccctcatcaacaagatcaaagcTGCAATCTTTCCTCATCAGCTCCTGCTACAATTTGAGCGGGATGATGGACAAGTGGGTATCCTCAAAGGGGATCAGATGATGGCacgccaatgcctcatcaaTACCTTAAAACGAGGAGCCTCCATCACCCCctccaaaagagaaagggaAGAAGATTCCCCGactgtcatgagcgtgtatctAGAGAACCCCAACACGCACGAAAGGCCTCATCCCATACAGCGATACGAGGAGGTAGACATGTTCGGAGGAAAACGCATCAAgatagggaaagatcttcctgGCCCGGTCAAATAG